From Juglans regia cultivar Chandler chromosome 8, Walnut 2.0, whole genome shotgun sequence, the proteins below share one genomic window:
- the LOC109020206 gene encoding chaperone protein dnaJ 11, chloroplastic-like — MNAPLSLSLSISLTHNTANRTKAHRTMLSVPSPTILFAPYFSVKLPSQASPRVRLTPPSAFAATSTESRSTTSYMAAATATCTSLYEILGIHTGASFQEIKTAYRRLARTCHPDVVAAPDRKDSSAGEFMRIHAAYSTLSDPKKRADYDRKVFRRFRPLTATSGFSGYTRRNWETDQCW; from the coding sequence ATGAacgcgcctctctctctctctctctctatctctctcactcacaACACCGCAAACCGCACCAAAGCTCATCGGACCATGCTCTCCGTCCCTTCCCCGACTATTCTCTTCGCTCCATATTTCTCGGTAAAGCTTCCCTCTCAAGCCTCGCCACGTGTCAGACTGACTCCTCCGTCGGCCTTCGCGGCCACTTCCACCGAGAGCCGCAGCACGACGTCGTATATGGCTGCCGCGACGGCGACGTGCACCTCGCTGTACGAGATCCTCGGCATCCACACGGGCGCCTCTTTTCAGGAGATCAAGACGGCGTACAGGAGATTGGCAAGGACTTGCCATCCCGACGTCGTGGCCGCCCCCGATCGGAAGGATTCGTCTGCTGGCGAGTTCATGAGGATCCATGCTGCCTATTCCACCCTGTCGGACCCCAAGAAACGCGCCGATTACGATCGCAAGGTTTTTCGTCGGTTCCGGCCGTTGACGGCGACCTCGGGGTTCTCCGGCTACACGCGCAGGAACTGGGAAACGGATCAGTGCTGGTGA
- the LOC109020205 gene encoding transcription factor bHLH121-like isoform X2, with the protein MDQWMTDDKLKADLAPSSSSQPPNRSHNSHPDSRSVDVEIKDPVATRKVQKADREKLRRDRLNEQFLELGSTLDPDRPKNDKATILTDTVQVLKDLTAEVNRLKTECAVLTEEARELTQEKNELREEKASIKTDIDNMNVQYQQRVRVMFPWAAIDPSVVMGPPYSYPVPVPVPPGAIPMHPSLQPYPFFGNQNPGAIHNPCSTFIPYPTPPNPPVEQPLAQRASTSQISSKQDSKSKSSSAHQRVNNVERCDDSNDVATDLELKMPGSSAQQDSSSGGTKGKQSQRKERSVTENSSSSRYSSSQGLQDSSSNSVGDVPKSKN; encoded by the exons ATGGATCAATGGATGACAGACGATAAGTTGAAGGCGGATTTAGCCCCTTCTTCGTCCTCTCAGCCTCCCAATCGCTCCCACAACTCGCATCCCGATTCCAG AAGTGTTGATGTTGAGATAAAGGATCCAGTTGCGACAAGAAAGGTTCAGAAGGCTGACCGTGAAAAGCTGAGGAGGGATCGACTGAATGAGCAATTTCTCGAGCTGGGAAGCACATTAG ATCCAGATAGGCCCAAAAATGACAAGGCAACCATCCTTACAGACACAGTCCAAGTGCTGAAGGATTTAACTGCCGAAGTCAACAGACTAAAAACTGAGTGTGCAGTGCTTACTGAAGAAGCGCGTGAG CTAACACAGGAGAAGAATGAGCTTAGAGAAGAGAAGGCTTCAATAAAAACTGACATTGATAATATGAACGTTCAGTATCAGCAAAGAGTCAGGGTTATGTTCCCATGGGCTGCCATTGATCCTTCTGTTGTAATGGGTCCGCCTTATTCATACCCAGTTCCTGTACCTGTCCCTCCAGGCGCAATCCCTATGCACCCATCTCTGCAGCCATATCCCTTCTTTGGAAATCAGAATCCTGGTGCCATTCATAATCCCTGTTCAACTTTCATCCCTTATCCGACTCCTCCCAACCCTCCAGTGGAGCAGCCATTGGCCCAACGTGCGTCCACGTCCCAGATTTCAAGTAAACAAGACTCCAAAAGTAAGTCATCATCAGCTCATCAAAGGGTCAACAATGTTGAAAGATGTGATGATTCCAATGATGTGGCAACAGACCTCGAATTGAAGATGCCTGGGTCATCAGCACAACAG GATTCCTCATCTGGAGGAACAAAGGGCAAGCAATCACAGAGGAAGGAAAGGAGCGTAACCGAAAATAGCTCTTCAAGCAGGTATTCTTCATCTCAAGGTCTTCAAGATAGCTCCTCCAACAGCGTGGGCGATGTGCCAAAGTCTAAAAACTGA
- the LOC109020205 gene encoding transcription factor bHLH121-like isoform X1, producing MDQWMTDDKLKADLAPSSSSQPPNRSHNSHPDSRRSVDVEIKDPVATRKVQKADREKLRRDRLNEQFLELGSTLDPDRPKNDKATILTDTVQVLKDLTAEVNRLKTECAVLTEEARELTQEKNELREEKASIKTDIDNMNVQYQQRVRVMFPWAAIDPSVVMGPPYSYPVPVPVPPGAIPMHPSLQPYPFFGNQNPGAIHNPCSTFIPYPTPPNPPVEQPLAQRASTSQISSKQDSKSKSSSAHQRVNNVERCDDSNDVATDLELKMPGSSAQQDSSSGGTKGKQSQRKERSVTENSSSSRYSSSQGLQDSSSNSVGDVPKSKN from the exons ATGGATCAATGGATGACAGACGATAAGTTGAAGGCGGATTTAGCCCCTTCTTCGTCCTCTCAGCCTCCCAATCGCTCCCACAACTCGCATCCCGATTCCAG AAGAAGTGTTGATGTTGAGATAAAGGATCCAGTTGCGACAAGAAAGGTTCAGAAGGCTGACCGTGAAAAGCTGAGGAGGGATCGACTGAATGAGCAATTTCTCGAGCTGGGAAGCACATTAG ATCCAGATAGGCCCAAAAATGACAAGGCAACCATCCTTACAGACACAGTCCAAGTGCTGAAGGATTTAACTGCCGAAGTCAACAGACTAAAAACTGAGTGTGCAGTGCTTACTGAAGAAGCGCGTGAG CTAACACAGGAGAAGAATGAGCTTAGAGAAGAGAAGGCTTCAATAAAAACTGACATTGATAATATGAACGTTCAGTATCAGCAAAGAGTCAGGGTTATGTTCCCATGGGCTGCCATTGATCCTTCTGTTGTAATGGGTCCGCCTTATTCATACCCAGTTCCTGTACCTGTCCCTCCAGGCGCAATCCCTATGCACCCATCTCTGCAGCCATATCCCTTCTTTGGAAATCAGAATCCTGGTGCCATTCATAATCCCTGTTCAACTTTCATCCCTTATCCGACTCCTCCCAACCCTCCAGTGGAGCAGCCATTGGCCCAACGTGCGTCCACGTCCCAGATTTCAAGTAAACAAGACTCCAAAAGTAAGTCATCATCAGCTCATCAAAGGGTCAACAATGTTGAAAGATGTGATGATTCCAATGATGTGGCAACAGACCTCGAATTGAAGATGCCTGGGTCATCAGCACAACAG GATTCCTCATCTGGAGGAACAAAGGGCAAGCAATCACAGAGGAAGGAAAGGAGCGTAACCGAAAATAGCTCTTCAAGCAGGTATTCTTCATCTCAAGGTCTTCAAGATAGCTCCTCCAACAGCGTGGGCGATGTGCCAAAGTCTAAAAACTGA
- the LOC109020207 gene encoding calcium-dependent protein kinase 28-like isoform X1, whose amino-acid sequence MGSCLSASKVIGSSSSTTVNHNRNEGTAPQTRTIPTKKEEASTHQRQSKANGKNSLQLKPKNKPVSRRQSGTIPCGKRTDFGYAKDFNERYTIGKLLGHGQFGYTYVATDKENGDRVAVKRIEKNKMVLPIAVEDVKREVKILQELTGHENVVQFYNAFEDDSYVYIVMELCEGGELLDRILAKKDSRYTEKDAAVVVRQMLKVAAECHLHGLVHRDMKPENFLFKSTGADSPLKATDFGLSDFIQPGKKFQDIVGSAYYVAPEVLKRKSGPESDVWSIGVITYILLCGRRPFWDKTEDGIFKEVLRKKPDFRRKPWLSISNSAKDFVKKLLVKDPRARLTAAQALSHPWVREGGDASEIPVDISVLSNMRQFVKYNRLKQFALRALASTLDEEELADLKDQFAAIDVDKNGSISLEEMRQALAKDLPWKLKDSRVLEILQAIDSNTDGLVDFTEFVAATLHVDQMEEHDSEKWHERSRAAFEKFDIDKDGFITPEELRLHTGLRGSIDPLLEETDIDKDGKISLLEFRRLLKTASIRSRSVASPTAHQSSQKK is encoded by the exons ATGGGTTCTTGCCTTTCTGCCAGCAAAGTCATTGGCTCTAGTAGCAGCACCACCGTCAATCACAACCGCAATGAGGGCACCGCGCCCCAGACGAGGACTATCCCAACGAAGAAGGAGGAGGCTTCGACCCATCAGCGTCAGAGCAAAGCGAACGGGAAGAATTCTCTTCAGCTGAAGCCCAAAAACAAGCCAGTCTCGAGGCGGCAAAGCGGGACGATCCCCTGTGGGAAGCGCACGGATTTCGGGTATGCCAAGGATTTCAACGAACGCTACACGATTGGAAAGTTGTTAGGACACGGTCAGTTCGGTTACACCTACGTTGCCACGGACAAGGAGAATGGGGATCGAGTCGCGGTGAAGAGAATTGAAAAGAATAAG ATGGTTCTTCCTATTGCTGTTGAGGATGTGAAGCGAGAGGTCAAGATATTGCAAGAACTTACTGGCCATGAGAATGTGGTTCAGTTTTATAATGCGTTTGAGGATGATTCCTATGTGTATATAGTAATGGA GTTATGTGAGGGTGGTGAATTGTTAGATCGGATATTGGCCAA GAAGGACAGTCGTTATACTGAGAAAGATGCGGCGGTAGTTGTGCGGCAGATGCTCAAAGTTGCCGCTGAATGTCATCTACATGGGCTGGTACACCGAGACATGAAACCAGAG AATTTTCTATTTAAGTCAACTGGAGCGGATTCACCTCTGAAAGCCACGGATTTTGGTTTGTCAGATTTCATTCAACCAG GAAAGAAGTTCCAAGATATTGTTGGTAGTGCTTATTATGTTGCTCCTGAAGTACTGAAACGAAAGTCAGGACCTGAATCAGATGTCTGGAGTATTGGTGTTATTACCTACATTTTGCTCTGTGGGAGGCGCCCCTTCTGGGATAAGACTGAAGATGGTATATTTAAGGAG GTGTTACGAAAGAAGCCTGACTTTCGCCGCAAACCATGGCTGAGCATAAGTAATAGTGCTaaagattttgtaaaaaagCTACTGGTGAAGGATCCTAGGGCAAGATTAACTGCTGCTCAGGCTCTAT CACACCCGTGGGTTAGAGAGGGAGGAGATGCATCGGAGATCCCTGTGGATATATCTGTTCTAAGTAACATGCgacaatttgtaaaatacaaTCGTTTGAAACAGTTCGCGCTAAGG GCACTGGCTAGTACACTTGACGAAGAGGAGCTTGCTGATCTTAAAGATCAATTTGCTGCAATTGATGTGGATAAAAATGGCTCTATTAGTCTAGAAGAAATGAGACAG GCCCTTGCTAAAGATCTCCCTTGGAAGCTGAAAGACTCGCGTGTCTTGGAGATTTTGCAAGCG ATTGACAGCAACACGGATGGCCTTGTTGATTTCACTGAGTTTGTAGCAGCCACACTACATGTGGATCAAATGGAAGAGCATGACTCTGAGAAGTGGCATGAGCGGTCTCGAGCTGCTTTTGAGAAATTCGACATAGATAAAGATGGCTTCATTACTCCGGAGGAACTGAGACTG CACACGGGTTTAAGAGGTTCCATTGACCCACTTCTTGAGGAGACTGATATTGACAAAGATGGGAAAATAAGTCTGTTAGAATTCCGTAGACTTCTAAAAACTGCAAGCATTAGATCGCGAAGTGTGGCTAGCCCTACTGCTCATCAGAGTTCCCAGAAGAAATAG
- the LOC109020207 gene encoding calcium-dependent protein kinase 16-like isoform X2, translating into MSWQMVLPIAVEDVKREVKILQELTGHENVVQFYNAFEDDSYVYIVMELCEGGELLDRILAKKDSRYTEKDAAVVVRQMLKVAAECHLHGLVHRDMKPENFLFKSTGADSPLKATDFGLSDFIQPGKKFQDIVGSAYYVAPEVLKRKSGPESDVWSIGVITYILLCGRRPFWDKTEDGIFKEVLRKKPDFRRKPWLSISNSAKDFVKKLLVKDPRARLTAAQALSHPWVREGGDASEIPVDISVLSNMRQFVKYNRLKQFALRALASTLDEEELADLKDQFAAIDVDKNGSISLEEMRQALAKDLPWKLKDSRVLEILQAIDSNTDGLVDFTEFVAATLHVDQMEEHDSEKWHERSRAAFEKFDIDKDGFITPEELRLHTGLRGSIDPLLEETDIDKDGKISLLEFRRLLKTASIRSRSVASPTAHQSSQKK; encoded by the exons ATGTCGTGGCAGATGGTTCTTCCTATTGCTGTTGAGGATGTGAAGCGAGAGGTCAAGATATTGCAAGAACTTACTGGCCATGAGAATGTGGTTCAGTTTTATAATGCGTTTGAGGATGATTCCTATGTGTATATAGTAATGGA GTTATGTGAGGGTGGTGAATTGTTAGATCGGATATTGGCCAA GAAGGACAGTCGTTATACTGAGAAAGATGCGGCGGTAGTTGTGCGGCAGATGCTCAAAGTTGCCGCTGAATGTCATCTACATGGGCTGGTACACCGAGACATGAAACCAGAG AATTTTCTATTTAAGTCAACTGGAGCGGATTCACCTCTGAAAGCCACGGATTTTGGTTTGTCAGATTTCATTCAACCAG GAAAGAAGTTCCAAGATATTGTTGGTAGTGCTTATTATGTTGCTCCTGAAGTACTGAAACGAAAGTCAGGACCTGAATCAGATGTCTGGAGTATTGGTGTTATTACCTACATTTTGCTCTGTGGGAGGCGCCCCTTCTGGGATAAGACTGAAGATGGTATATTTAAGGAG GTGTTACGAAAGAAGCCTGACTTTCGCCGCAAACCATGGCTGAGCATAAGTAATAGTGCTaaagattttgtaaaaaagCTACTGGTGAAGGATCCTAGGGCAAGATTAACTGCTGCTCAGGCTCTAT CACACCCGTGGGTTAGAGAGGGAGGAGATGCATCGGAGATCCCTGTGGATATATCTGTTCTAAGTAACATGCgacaatttgtaaaatacaaTCGTTTGAAACAGTTCGCGCTAAGG GCACTGGCTAGTACACTTGACGAAGAGGAGCTTGCTGATCTTAAAGATCAATTTGCTGCAATTGATGTGGATAAAAATGGCTCTATTAGTCTAGAAGAAATGAGACAG GCCCTTGCTAAAGATCTCCCTTGGAAGCTGAAAGACTCGCGTGTCTTGGAGATTTTGCAAGCG ATTGACAGCAACACGGATGGCCTTGTTGATTTCACTGAGTTTGTAGCAGCCACACTACATGTGGATCAAATGGAAGAGCATGACTCTGAGAAGTGGCATGAGCGGTCTCGAGCTGCTTTTGAGAAATTCGACATAGATAAAGATGGCTTCATTACTCCGGAGGAACTGAGACTG CACACGGGTTTAAGAGGTTCCATTGACCCACTTCTTGAGGAGACTGATATTGACAAAGATGGGAAAATAAGTCTGTTAGAATTCCGTAGACTTCTAAAAACTGCAAGCATTAGATCGCGAAGTGTGGCTAGCCCTACTGCTCATCAGAGTTCCCAGAAGAAATAG